atcatacatttgatttattctaaaaggtgctcaaccttattaatcttcagaggaatgcaaattaaaatgattgatctctttataccaaaattggctaacatgaagaatctgagaaaacagtacctagtgaggatgtggagcaatgggaacactactgcacttgggctaggaataaaagttggcacaaccaccttgggaaatggattgtcattacatagtaggtatggaggtaacatgccaggtgacttagtgattcccctgtttcagaaatgggtgcttatgggcactagaagatgttagaagagtatttataatagcctgttaactatatccaaacacttgaagtaattcaaatgtctatcaacacaagaatgtgtacataaactgtagcatatttatacagccatgtactacataatagaatgaacttttctgcagaaaaattcatatatgatatacatacatatgaatatgtatgtatatatataaatataaatgtatacatattcacatttttcataaaatttcagaagtgtttcttaactttctgaagttcatcccggatgtccaggtacaagcccctcttctaaaagtaccctcatttgtcaatcaaagaaaatgcataaaaggtattatgtatatatttaatgatatcagcctgagcccatttaggtttgttaatgcaacagtggaatgcagcctccaggccttcctattattgcatttgtctgtattgtcttcatatttgtttaaattagaaagtaatacatttttaacagcactgttgaggtacaatttgcatttcataacatttcccttctgtaagtataaaattcatcgatttttgacacctctatagagtttttcatctgccatcactatacaagttcagaacattcccatcacctcccaaaatttcctcaagccacatttgccatcaatcaaatgtgtattttcaaatgtagtgtgtttattgcttcatgtatttcaaataactcatcattaaaagtagcataacacattgttgaatagaaacttgaaaaacatcaaccaaaatcttttgttaagtgtattttgaggttctgtatacatacttgattaaaatcagcttatttgcatctgttctctattggtagtttcaaaaaagggaacatactgaacagttgatttcttccttcatatgttcttggtgggtgaatgttgtcatgttgttctgggtgggtttttagttttaaaaattttagttggttttggaaaaaatgttcagttatacaaatggccattttatatgtcagtctgtatagtactaatttctgagggaataaatcatacaaaatagaatgaagaatagaagttagactatatagttaaattaaaacataaatatcaaattgtaaattattttctttattaggagtaactaaagagaagaatatattgatcaactgtgatattaaatgtctcagactttagaacagtataacaagtattttaaaagcttttcttgtctttgttctaccacttcatattaagatgctgaatataatatagaagtacatattgaatataaatattatgtgagcatattatactattatgtatcattgggcttcctcaagtgatgcttttaacatacttttattatacatactatatactattattatagaaattattatttctgcttaaaggtgattgtatggttgggaaatgcagatatattatgtgtaaatttaaatatttttctaaaaaagtataacatcagatgttcatgaattttggaaataaaaatacataatgcctagctaattcctaagaggtaggctatatcttctgtttgtcaaagtatttactctgcattattggtggagctaacttttattgaggtttctctgttgctaggtactttattaccaaggttgccatcagaaccgggaatgacattactcactatcaggattgagaaaattggtctgaaagacgctggacagtgcatcgatccctatattacagttagtgtaaagggtaaataactggcaaattgcattatgttttttctcatatgggacaaagtttttgacaggggatgatcttgtatatgtgacaacttactttaatgcattctataatgaggcaaaatcctagaagatATCATTACAGAACATAGttcgaaagacttacaaaaaatatttcctacttatacactcacttttgcttctgagtttgtatagatttttgctcttcagatttcatctaacgtgcagactaaacatacacattgaccttaaaagcagctacagccttcaggatgtagattaacaatagcacccctcaccttctcctacccagtctatattcatttctctccacaaagccccatgtcctgttttcccatctctcctgcttcaaccccttcttcttcctgtgctactgaggtatctacttaggtgagtcctacagaggcagatgaaaatcaggggacagggaagtagggtgcgtccataacatccatgccctgaaagcaatcccgtgggatgatgatgtgattaaggaataaattataccattttacagaaataactatagttagtacaaacggcttattttaatctatagttttgcaccaaaggaacagattggtgctgaaattaaatggaggaacttttatcaattgaccacaaagaaaaacatttatttaaagaacagaatccacagcactaatactggtacacttttaaattccgatgttaccagttatcaaatatatagtatactggaaaatatttacattgtttgataggccatttgtaaaactgcatactcattcagaaagtatacttaaaacacaaaaatatttaatgatgttgtaaatgttaaattacctttgcatatgttaaactgaaatatttttatgtaaatattttttaattattaaatgtactaaattgtttttgagctttttgagacacataaatgaataacacataaacactgaggagttattaaatgagtccatgttgcatttgactaaactgagattttaaaacccagaaaattaaaactatatataacgtaccatctggttgttgtaaattcagggtatgttgtaaacagtataaccagaatttagataatatatatgaaaaattattcattaacaaaagggtttttgttggctgttctcatccatttttggttcttaacagggaaattatgataaggttaggtttaaaggcttttctaaataagtcgtacttgatcaaagttagaaattggtggcagagctccattgtggcaaattaaatactccagattttttttttgcatagaaaaatatagtgggctattctctaagaaaaacatgtttgttctttttaccacttcactatgaagatcaagttttgtccacttggccatgtaaaggcttccttgtccccttcatgaggtctcctatccagtctatattcatttctctccacataccccatgaacttcaacaactgtcacatacttgctcacaccaaataggaatctcttaacctgagaatctcctctcagctctttccatgcctctttaggaactgtaacctttgcagtttctatattttccgtctgtatatgtgaatgctcataagcagaaacttttctccagatctgaatggcatagatttaactcctgtgcaagatactcctgtggcttcaagaaaagaagatacatatgttcattttaatgtggacattgagctccagaagcatattgaaaaattaaccaaaggtttgtaattatcagttactgacttcttaaggacacagtacttatctgggtttgtgttcatagtgtacttaacacaagatcttatgtcacatagttatgaatattgacttaaagtcaattttttttaaaatatgagaattagcagttgcattatctagttgtgtaataatgtggttaaatattatttgatagggaagtttttctcataatacagagttaaggaagcaggttccctaataattaccttaagtccttttaggaacctaatgattactttctaacagttaaattatttttttttctttcaataagatgcattgggtaaaaagatactataactggcagttagtttgtaagaatatggaaaggacaatctgggcgtggttgtttcaggagggagagaaatgatataaggtagaatttttttaaaggaactcttaaatttctattctatctaatataggtgcttattgaaaccatttttataggtactgctgatacttaagtaacttctgtttttcttgtggtatttaatattttatattctttggtagtttatgattctacctgtgtacataacttacattcttgctatacaattttgttgtactttgtagaattaaatgatatggagaaatgtcactcagacatgctagtaccagagcttggagtgacagccacagtgagttatcaacagttgtgtcatcagactgtttgacacgttactttgtaaaatcataggcttctggtgacacataagaaatgtgtggtctctggcttatgttgtttgttttaattccttaggtgcagctatcttctttgaattcaaacactacaagcttacaaaaaggtttaccagcaccaaatgttttgctttcatggagatggatgagattaaacctgggccaactgtaatagaactgtaagtgatatacatataggattcatactgttctaatggttactagttcatgtttcttcttagtccctcttatcgagaatgtaacattggagtagatcaatcatcaaagtattttaaatctattgtggttacagatacaagaaacccactgactttaaaagaaattgcagttattgaccaagaaaccactttatcttcatctacatcaaactttgcacaaggaatgattctgacatgagtaatgtctaatttctgtgaattttaccactcagtagaaaccatcatagctctgtgtagcatattcatccttcaggaggcaggaagtgagccgtacctataggccagtgagtccattgcaaagctgtaccacagaactaaagtccagcacctcattgttatgactcctttggatacaggtttattgtagattttgaaacttgtttttactttcctattaattgtgcaattaatagtctgtttcctaacttaccactgttcctaccctgcttcctggaacaatactgctgtggtaggtatgctcatcttcaaacttaatacagcaataagaatgtgctaggatttacacatttgctcacttttgctccaatatggtcttttgatttgaattaacttcaaacttttgaattgaagtgggtaggatagtaccagattgctttgaaaggaaattggatcagttatgttctgtcttataggctgttccttagagctggcctaaattcaccctcatctgatagttctacttagaaatagtgtgccttgatcagatcaatatcctatatgggagtgttccccagattgtagctgtgattttttttccagatgaccagattgtttttctgaaagtgagcacatttttagtcatgttgattagttgttctacatcacattgctattgtttctagggttaacattaatgattctagggttaacattaaaaccatctctctcagaataattacaaattttggggtgggtttacatcttctaaatcatgtcatctaaaaaattgagtcagatgctaatgagatactttaggaacaactgctgtttttctgacaactgattgtgaaaccttaaaacctgcataccttgtctttataGTGATGagtatgtgttgagagccacagccaaaggggccccagcaaacttccagctgccagcaagcttcagactgccagctgatgattggctcacagtggccccagcaacatctagctgattggctcctctgcggtgatgttcattgggctgtttccctgcccttcagactgccagctgatgattggctcacagcggccccagcaacatctagctgattggctcctccacggagctgctcattgggtgacttctttggctctgcccacgcaacccagccaatcggcctcaagagcaggaggattgtgggaggctgagaggctggtgtgggggtgagaggcttgtggaagtcggtggtggcagttgggctctgagggttttttccctgaggagctgttttgtttggcgtttgtagttctaaaaataaaattagtttctttttgacaagtggctcctgatttgtgccaagccagacttcggcaagtaTGAAAGatctggaaagatattttattttttttaatataggtagatatgactgccatttatttcctatttagatatattgacattcatataaaaatatgcaggtcattagcctattataatttcactatttacattacttttaacttgatgagacataaataaaactttcatagtacacaaggtgcatatttgatacacagaacataaagatttgtgaggagcttttttgtgggttacatgtagaacccacgtattttaatattcactattttaaatgaacaatgcatgaagggaatgcaatacttggcctatttttaaactagtgtaaaccctaatcataccatccgtttgctttttaaaacaaataacagttgttttagcccttgcacttcaagagatctagtctttaatttttcagttgtctgttaggtcagttttgtttactagactcataaaactatatgagcctgaaagaattatcaaccaaatttagtcttttctttcatctggattgggttaatttcacaagtgcaaaaatagttcagtctacagtagttctaggaaatgaagaatttgccttaataaaatgttcactcaactgaaactctgagtagtcaaaatttccagactgtaaacttctcaagagaagggcctcatcttctccatgtcatgtaaactttccaaggtaCTTGGCAGCAGTCTGTACCCTGTGGAGtactcagtacctttttgtttgatgttactgatgtttgatgttgctcccttaaaatctgctattaaaatgtagcaaaacggatacattgttctttctgttctctcatactataaaacatgtatatcaaagtgatgatttaaaaaaaaacaaaccttttttttttggttgtagatggacacagtacctttatatttatatgtggtgctgaggatcaaacccagtgcctcacatgcaaccccagcccctcaaagtgataatttatatgaagaaacatttagcatccttcacataagaatgctttttttaacctctatttatttatgtggtgctgaggattaaacccagggccttgcctgtgctaggcaagtactctaccactgagccacaaccccagcttccaccaaaaaatggggttatatgaaaaaaaaaaagaggatgctttgtatgaatgtctttcatcagcattaaacaaacttaaattgaacattgtcatcagcttagctttaattcagacctgaatgaccaaacctccccccccaaaaaaaaggtgattttatcttgaagcagttaacacaaagcaatctgtatctcacaaattagttgtttaaatttactttctagtgtgggaggagatgagttactggacaataattacaactatagcaataatactttcaggttgaaacactactgcttcacaaatgaaatgattttagtaactaaattcaaacacaacttgctggagaggacttctaaaacttttgagatacaaaagtatacttgaatcaagggacagtattctctacacaacctgtatatgggcagctaccttgggctttgctacagaagtggtacaatcaatcagatggatgtaaggagaggcaactatgggtgggttcagaactgctcagataaactatgtagaatgcattataacttactaatagaataaatacaaaaaaggctttagagggaaaactactgttgctttgaataaaataataaatctgccttttcttgaaaatctatcttcctagctgacatcacctttatttaaatgctattttaaaattagaagttaagtaacttcagcattgccttgtgtcctgtagaggttgaaagatacattcaaaatgtgtttgtgactaaaattttattttacatggttaaaaatggcataagctattatatggttttcctcttacacacagctgctgcttctaatattaaatggaggttatgtagatagaatttgagtcctttaggaagaattcatttttattctgagttatcttcagtagtttagagattttgtttcacagagattttgtttcacactg
This Ictidomys tridecemlineatus isolate mIctTri1 unplaced genomic scaffold, mIctTri1.hap1 Scaffold_443, whole genome shotgun sequence DNA region includes the following protein-coding sequences:
- the LOC144373602 gene encoding axin interactor, dorsalization-associated protein-like, whose product is MTLLTIRIEKIGLKDAGQCIDPYITVSVKDLNGIDLTPVQDTPVASRKEDTYVHFNVDIELQKHIEKLTKGAAIFFEFKHYKLTKRFTSTKCFAFMEMDEIKPGPTVIEL